Proteins from one Elgaria multicarinata webbii isolate HBS135686 ecotype San Diego chromosome 3, rElgMul1.1.pri, whole genome shotgun sequence genomic window:
- the NOL11 gene encoding nucleolar protein 11, producing the protein MAAFCEAFTLCTLAGAPTHAPLGLEPDADRVLLTDRGRTVTLYKVSDQKPLGCWSVKQGQTITCPAVYNSETGEFIVVHDEKVLQIWKENDTNLDKVFKATLSADVYRMHSLPHTEPLVLFKGGAVKSLDALLAAPQQEIENIFSDEVIKWSDAFMGVEQPVLIFITEQDGNYFIYVQQRNPCILQKFKLDQGNESSTPVSFAAYLKNKIVTLLCLYSSGCVCKVLVPLQQSGLEEEQILPKSLLIRLVASGTIHKGTSIAILDKDHIAITGSLQSSDSNMRDCVSIWNIKFQTLQASKELPLGTTGQCWCYGDKLFITHGKELTVILYKCETSSLAAAVGKIKDTQTSEMKTQPVNWSMLQEEDLVWVQPDQSLPAKGESKRLLRSKKNTQLENLTTEQLLLMIKDSSQNIIEEKLQMFLSGTQMADFQASVGCIVSALMDRCKIESSFYPHNCLVQLVQTQGVSYSMCPDLMAIALEKTDVHLLQLCLQQFPDIPEAVTCACLKTFLSIGDDRLEAMNMNSDSVAGCVHSQHNNKMEKQTKIIQNGFSSELMEEDGCDTQLIQKSHVMDTSEICPIGPQKATLLNTILRSAYSETFLLPHLKDLSAEQVILFLRYLQYLHMKCSEEVTTDLSGIFSVTINQIMDWICLLLDANFTVVVMLPEARGLLSKLHKFVRAQVRFYSELNKIEGSLKQLQRIQHPEDGLYSIEILKLV; encoded by the exons ATGGCGGCGTTCTGTGAGGCGTTCACGTTGTGCACCTTAGCTGGTGCTCCCACTCACGCTCCATTGGGGCTGGAGCCGGACGCAGACCGGGTGCTGCTGACTGACCGAGGCCGGACGGTGACGCTGTATAAG gtttctgATCAAAAACCACTGGGTTGCTGGTCAGTCAAACAGGGCCAAACAATTACATGCCCAGCTGTGTACAATTCTGAAACAGGCGAATTCATTGTTGTCCATGATGAGAAG GTTTTACAGATATGGAAGGAAAATGACACTAATTTGGATAAAGTTTTTAAAGCCACG ttgTCAGCAGATGTGTATCGGATGCATTCATTGCCTCATACTGAACCACTGGTCCTGTTCAAGGGTGGTGCCGTTAAGAGTTTAGATGCTTTGCTAGCAGCACCTCAGCAAGAAATTGAAAACATCTTTTCAGATGAAGTTATTAA ATGGAGTGATGCTTTCATGGGAGTTGAACAGCCTGTTCTTATATTTATTACTGAGCAG GATGGGAATTACTTCATATATGTTCAGCAGCGTAATCCATGCATCCTTCAGAAGTTTAAGCTTGATCAAGGGAATGAGTCATCCACTCCAGTGAGCTTTGCTGcatatttgaaaaacaaaattgtCACACTCCTTTGTTTGT ATTCGAGTGGATGTGTGTGTAAGGTTCTGGTGCCACTACAACAGAGTGGCTTGGAGGAAGAGCAAATTTTACCAAAGTCACTTCTGATCAGACTTGTAGCATCTGGCACTATTCATAAAGGAACTTCAATTGCCATTCTTGATAAAGATCATATTGCCATAACAGGAAGTCTGCAGTCCTCAGATAGTAATATGCGAG ATTGTGTTTCCATATGGAATATAAAGTTTCAGACATTGCAGGCTTCAAAAGAATTGCCACTGGGAACCACTGGACAA TGTTGGTGTTATGGAGACAAACTCTTCATAACTCATGGTAAGGAATTAACAGTCATCCTATATAAGTGTGAAACATCCTCCTTGGCTGCTGCTGTTGGGAAAATTAAGGATACACAAACATCAG AAATGAAGACTCAGCCTGTGAACTGGAGTATGCTTCAGGAAGAAGACCTGGTATGGGTACAGCCAGATCAGTCTTTACCTGCGAAGGGTGAATCTAAGAGGCTG CTGAGGTCAAAAAAGAATACTCAACTGGAGAACCTGACAACAGAACAGCTTCTTTTAATGATCAAG GATTCTTCTCAGAATATAATTGAAGAAAAGCTGCAAATGTTTTTGTCTGGTACTCAGATGGCAGACTTCCAAGCATCAGTTGGATGCATAGTTTCAGCTCTTATGGACAGATGTAAAATAGagtcctcattttatcctcacaattgcCTGGTGCAGCTGGTTCAGACACAAGGTGTCTCTTACAG TATGTGCCCAGACTTAATGGCCATTGCATTGGAGAAAACAGATGTTCACTTGTTACAACTGTGCCTGCAGCAATTTCCTGACATCCCTGAAGCAGTTACTTGTGCTTGTCTGAAGACTTTCCTCAG CATTGGAGATGACCGCCTTGAAGCCATGAATATGAATTCAGATTCTGTAGCAGGTTGTGTTCATAGtcaacacaacaacaaaatggaaaaacaaacaaaaattatacAGAATGGCTTCAGTTCTGAACTCATGGAAGAAGATGGCTGTGACACACAGTTAATTCAGAAATCTCATGTGATGGACACAAGTGAAATATGCCCTATTGGACCACAAAAGGCAACGTTACT AAATACCATTCTTCGTTCAGCATATAGTGAAACATTTCTTTTGCCTCATTTGAAAGATCTCTCTGCTGAGCAAGTTATT TTATTTCTCCGATATTTGCAGTACCTGCACATGAAATGCAGTGAAGAGGTTACTACAGACCTTTCTGGAATATTTTCTGTGACCATAAATCAG ATCATGGACTGGATCTGCCTCCTCCTAGATGCTAACTTTACAGTTGTTGTGATGCTGCCAGAAGCAAGAGGATTGCTTTCTAAGCTACACAAGTTTGTTAGAGCCCAA gtACGCTTTTACTCTGAACTTAACAAGATTGAAGGAAGCTTGAAGCAGTTACAGAGGATACAGCATCCAGAAGATGGCTTATATTCCATTGAAATTCTCAAGCTTGTTTGA